In Cryptomeria japonica chromosome 1, Sugi_1.0, whole genome shotgun sequence, the sequence GAAATACGTTTCTGCATCTTCCAAGCAATTTCCATCCTCAATACTTTTAGTACAAAATTTAGCTGTCATTTATCTGTGGACAGGGGAGGGACCAGTAATTGTGTGGGCTTATTGTGCCACTGCAATAATAATTAATAAGTACATAATTCTGGCCCACTAACTGACTTTTTCTGTCCATTCATTGGGTAATATAAAAGTAAACTTGCTGACCACTATTGTACGGTATCACATGAAAGATATTAGAAAATTCATTCAAAGTCGGGATGAACTAATGCCCCCATACATGAATGGAATGAATGTAGTTATAGCGCTGTCATTTTATGGACTTGGGTTAATGCGTTAAAGTTAGTCGAATATTAATACGTAAAAGGTCAAAATGAAGGGGATGCAAAGCAATTCAACCCCACTGTCTTTATATCACTCTTCTAAGCAATTTCCCCCGTCTTTCTGTCAACTTCAATTATGTATTTTTATTAAAATGTGTCTCTATCTACCAGACAATTTATAGGTCAGATTCCGTCCCCTTCATACGCCTTAAACCAGAGTTCTCACCAGCTAAAAAGAAAACGCACCGAGGCAAAGGGAACTGCGTTCAACTAATAGATGGCTTTCTCTATAAGTTTAAGGCTGACATTATTAGGTTGAAGTCTAGGCATTCCCGCAGAAGTCTTGTGTTGTTAGTCACCTAGCGGTATGGAAGAGCCACAACAGAGCAAAGTGAGACTCAAGTTCAAGAGGTTTCTCTTTAATGGAGGACCATTGATGCCACAGGGCTACCGTTTGGCAACAGTTGAAGAAATCGGAAAGAATATAGACATTTCTAAAAAATGGGAACTGCCCGTGAAGAAGATTAGCCCTTTTTACGAAGAGCGTCGTGGTAAGATACGTCttttggacggatggatgaatGATGATTGTAATGCTCTCCACGATACAGCCGATAAAGACTGTATTTGGAACGCTGTGGTTAAGGGGAAAAAGTGGGATGGAAGTGCAAAAAAATGGCAGAACTGCTCAGGTATAATGATTGACGGTAGTCTGTTTTGAGTGTTTTAAAGGTTATTTTATTCATCAAATTGAGTTGGGCAATTTTACATTTATATCATTTCTTCATCTCATGTCATGCAGTGGGTTATTGCAGATTTCTACTCATCAGATGGTAATTCGTTAAGAAAAAAACTGTATGATGGAATCAATCTTTCTCCACAGGGGATAAAAGTTGCATGGCTCCACGCTTACTATTATGAAGATGTGGAGCTGCTGTACTGGTTGTGGCGAACTTCCTCACATCCAATCCCGTCAGACTCTTTCACATCTATCGATGATAGTATTCCTTTGAGGAAAATAGTGAGGCAATTAACGTCTCCTGGGCGCGAATTGCAAATGACAGATGAGAGGGAGGAGACCGAGGCAGTTTTAAGAAATGCAAGCGACCAATCCATAGATGGCGCTGGGCTCCCATATGTGTATGGACCCACCTGGGGTGTGGCTACGGTCGAATTAGCTATAGAGATATACGGGCAGGCCTTCAAGGAAACAGCCTCTATAATCGCATTCGAAAACGCAAAATGCGTTCCCATAACCACAAAGTTATTGGCTTTATTTCCAGATCAACTGCTAAACAATATTAACAATCTTCAACTTCCCGTTGCAGAGGTTTTCGTTGAGGCAGTTAAGAGAGGATACACAGAATTAGTCAATGGTTTGTTAAATAGCGGGATTGTTGAGCTCCCAGATGCAGTCGGCGAGGAAGAAAAGACGCTGTTCCATTATGCCTTGCCTCATGGACCAGTCTTTTCGCTACTTGCAAAAACATATGACAAGTCATTTGAAGATATCATTATAAGACAGGATATACTAGGAAGGAACGTTCTTCATTGGGCAGCAAAGAGAGGTTATGACTCAGGCATCGTGGATTGTTTACCACGGCGTTTTACTTTAAGGGAGCGCCTAATTAATTCAAAGGACCACCAAAGGAGGACGCCATGGCACATTGTTGCATACAAAGGGGATATAGGAATGATGGAAAAACTACTACCTCATATTGGAAGTCGCGACTCTCCAAAAAGAATAAACTACATTCGAGCAACTGATTCCTTCGGTAAAACAGCACTTCATTTAGCAGCAAGTGAAGGCCATGCAGATTTAGTAAGGATGCTCGTAGATGAAGGGTCCTGCCTGCTCAAGGAACGTGACGGTCAGAGAAAAACAGCTTTGCACCATGCGGCTCAAGTGAAGATTCCCAAAGCAGGACGTGCCACTTGCGAAGCGCTGTTAGAGCATGCTAATCTAACTAGTTCTGAGCGCTCACTTTTGTTGTGGGCCTCTGCAACTGGGATTGGCACTGCAGACGAGATGGAAGATGTGCCTGATGATGTTAAAAACTATCTTCAAACCAAAAAGCTAGAAGACACAGAACATTTGCTACGAGCAGCGGCAGTTAATAATAATGTTGAGATGGCATGGGAGATTCTTAGTAGAGGCGCTAGTATAAAAGACATTCATGATACAGCTTGGTCAAGCAGATTGCAGTCACAAAAAGAAAAAGAGTCCGTTGAAGATGGTATGTAATGATCAAGGCCTGACCTCTATGGTTTTTACACTTTTTTTGCGTTTTTTTAACACATCTACTCATAGTTGTATTTTTTATTGGAGAGTAGTACTAAGTCAACTGGAGCATATAAAAGAGCAGGGACGAGATCAACCGAGTATGGAGGATAAACTTGGTACGAGCTGTTTGACTTACATATAAATTGTGCCCCCATGTTTTCTCCATGGGTTTTTTCCCTTAGCTTATCTAGTCCAAAATCGATATATAATGCATTTATATTTCGGAATTTATGGAGGAGATACTGTTCTTTCAAATTATTTCTAAAATTGTTGGTTTTATGAATCAAGGGTAGTCAGGAAGAATAATTCATTATCAAGATCAGATGATGTTCTATCATCTATGGTACAGATTTATACGCTTAGACTTTAAGGAGAACACAGAGACGTGTTAATATTGAAACAACTACTTTTTCTTCATTCCAATCCTATTAGTGATTCAAACACACAGGAACTATACATTAATACCTCAAACTTCCCATTTCAATTTCAGTTttcatttgaaattaaaaatttatatttatcAATGATTTATACTTTTAACTGCATTCGCTGACAAAACCAGACAATATGCTTGAGTTGGTACAGGAAGATATGTCTTTGCCCAAGGTCTAGCTGCTCTGTTTTTAAATCGATTTATTGAATCCCCAATCACAGTGGGCATTTCTGGAGAATGGGGCATGGGAAAATCCAGTCTCATGATTCAGGTACATTAAGTGAAAATTCTATTGATAATAAATAGTTTCAATCAATTGTGATTCTCGGAAGTTGTTAGAAAACTGAAATAATAGCTTACGCATGCATTTTTGTAGACCGAAAAGATTCTATTAATTACAGCAGCTCAGCTAACATTTCCAAATCTTCTTCCACCGGAGCAATTTGTTGGAGTTAAAAAAATCTCCCTTAGTACAAGAGGCAGAAAAATATATCAACAGATTAATAGAGGGGTTCACAATTTATTAGATCTATCAAAAAATGAATCCAAAAACCAGGTATAagttgaattgattatttgttaaGGTATATGTTAAATTTAATAGTACAAGTTATCTATAGGTGTCTCCTAATAAGCATTTGATGACTTACATGAAACAGAATCCGCTTGCAACTCTGCTCAAGGAATATCAACATCGATATCATGATATTTATAAGGCACTCGCATGCATGGATAATAACCAGATGGTTAGTGGGAAATCACAACCGAATTTATAAAGCATGTTCAATAATTAGATATGAATTGAATCTTGATTGGTTTTGTTCTCTTGGCTCTTGTTTAGCTACAATCAAGCTCAGTATcacaacaacaagaacaagaacatgcAATGAGAGAAGTCCCCCGAATTTTAACAATTCGATACAATGCATGGCACTACAGAGACCAAAATGAAGCTTGGGCAGGTCTGGGAGTAACAATCAGTAAAGAAATTGAGAAAGCAATGACAAGAGCCCAATGGATGAGTACTTGCTGGAGATATACTTGGGCCAGACAAAATGTGAACATTTGGTTTCAAGTAATTTTACCTTCTCTGCTCAGCATATCTCTTGCCTTATGGGTTGTTTTGATAGTCTGGATACTACTCAAGCAAACAAAATTCCATGCTTTAATGTACGGATCCTTACCTTTAACTTTTGTAGCTAGTCTATGGGTTGTATTTAAATCAGTTATTTCTGTTGTCAAACCCGTGAGCAAACAAATGCTGGGATATGTCACCTCACCAAACCATACAGATCACCTTGGCTATCAAGAAGATGTTATTAATGACATCAATTTCTTGAAGAAAGAACTTGGAAAACAACCACATtggtttttctctttcattttaggCCTATGGTGTGGGAACTGGTTTGGTTTATGTCCTGACAACATTGAAAATACAAGTATCCCCAAATTCATGCCAGCCTTTGGACATGACATTCGAATAGTGACCTTTGTGGATGACTTAGATAGATGCGAAGAAAAGGTCATATTACAGGTATGTATGAAGTTCAATTCATTTTCGGTCATTTAATGGGTTAAGTTAAATTCCTTTTTGGTCATTTAATGGGTTatctttaacattttttttttaaatggtcacACTATTTATTTCCTGGTTACTCAGGTGCTATCAGCAATAAATCTGGTCTTAGCTGAATGCAAAATCAATATCATACTGGGGATGGATAAAAAAATGATTGAAAGAGCAATTACAAGAAATTTCCAAGTTGCTGGCGATGATCTAGCGGAAAAGTTTATCCGTAAAATTATTCAAATCCCCTTAAGCTTGCCAGATCCCACAGATCAAGAATCAAATAGCTTTTTAGAATACCACTTAAGACATAAAATTCCACCAAAATGTAAGTTTGAAATTGAGATCACTGACATACTCATTATAGTAGCACATATAATGGTAGCACTAGGAACAGACCACAATAAATTTCATTTAATCTACCAGAAATGTTTTATAGTGCACTAATATATGGTTTGTTTGATTTACTGTATCTTTACTCCATTTCACAGATAGAGAAAAGAAGAGTGTTTCCAAAAGCCAACGTGGTCTAGTAGTGCCTCTAGAACCTCCAGCAGGTATGTAATTGAAAGTTTTGAACATCGCTACAGTTGATGTTTGCatgtattaaaattaattatttccaACAAATTATTATTAAACATGTAGTACTAACAATATATGTAATGGTAATATTTTAGAGCTTTATTTAATAAGGTATTAAATATTATTGTTGAGATTTTGAAAAGGCGCAAATCCTTGCACatagaaaaaagtgaaaaaaagccATTAAGCATAACAGAACTACAAAGGGCAATCAAGAGAATCAACAAACAGACACAACTCCTTACAAACAACCAACCCAAAGTCAGGATGGTTTGAACCCCAATCGCTCCAATGATTTTTGCTTCATAGTGCACGAGTCTTTCAACTCTAAACTTCTCTTTTTAGCACAAGGAGGATACATAAGTTCACAAGCAGTTCAATAATTCAACCTCAAATCCTTGAAAGAGTTATCCATCTCCATATAGTTAATAGGAGCTTTCCCTCTACTTTCTACCTTTTGCGCATCCTTGGCCATATGCATTCCTCAACAACAACCAATGTTTGTTCCTTTATTTCTTTTTGCTAGATCAACTAGCAGTAATACGACCCACTTGACAACAACAATGGCATACTTCTAAAGAGTCTTCGACTTCAATCAATTGCACCCAGTCGTCATATTTGGAAGATAGGATAACCTGAGTTGGGAGTCCCTTGTTTTCCCCAAAAGCACACAAAATTGAGCAAAAAGAAAATGCTTCTTAAATTTTGTGACTGAATCAACATTAAAGTACTGCCCAAAAGTGGTTGCTATAA encodes:
- the LOC131046435 gene encoding uncharacterized protein LOC131046435; this encodes MEEPQQSKVRLKFKRFLFNGGPLMPQGYRLATVEEIGKNIDISKKWELPVKKISPFYEERRGKIRLLDGWMNDDCNALHDTADKDCIWNAVVKGKKWDGSAKKWQNCSDFYSSDGNSLRKKLYDGINLSPQGIKVAWLHAYYYEDVELLYWLWRTSSHPIPSDSFTSIDDSIPLRKIVRQLTSPGRELQMTDEREETEAVLRNASDQSIDGAGLPYVYGPTWGVATVELAIEIYGQAFKETASIIAFENAKCVPITTKLLALFPDQLLNNINNLQLPVAEVFVEAVKRGYTELVNGLLNSGIVELPDAVGEEEKTLFHYALPHGPVFSLLAKTYDKSFEDIIIRQDILGRNVLHWAAKRGYDSGIVDCLPRRFTLRERLINSKDHQRRTPWHIVAYKGDIGMMEKLLPHIGSRDSPKRINYIRATDSFGKTALHLAASEGHADLVRMLVDEGSCLLKERDGQRKTALHHAAQVKIPKAGRATCEALLEHANLTSSERSLLLWASATGIGTADEMEDVPDDVKNYLQTKKLEDTEHLLRAAAVNNNVEMAWEILSRGASIKDIHDTAWSSRLQSQKEKESVEDVLSQLEHIKEQGRDQPSMEDKLGRYVFAQGLAALFLNRFIESPITVGISGEWGMGKSSLMIQTEKILLITAAQLTFPNLLPPEQFVGVKKISLSTRGRKIYQQINRGVHNLLDLSKNESKNQNPLATLLKEYQHRYHDIYKALACMDNNQMLQSSSVSQQQEQEHAMREVPRILTIRYNAWHYRDQNEAWAGLGVTISKEIEKAMTRAQWMSTCWRYTWARQNVNIWFQVILPSLLSISLALWVVLIVWILLKQTKFHALMYGSLPLTFVASLWVVFKSVISVVKPVSKQMLGYVTSPNHTDHLGYQEDVINDINFLKKELGKQPHWFFSFILGLWCGNWFGLCPDNIENTSIPKFMPAFGHDIRIVTFVDDLDRCEEKVILQVLSAINLVLAECKINIILGMDKKMIERAITRNFQVAGDDLAEKFIRKIIQIPLSLPDPTDQESNSFLEYHLRHKIPPKYREKKSVSKSQRGLVVPLEPPAEINGARREAENDARVLNIHPCDELTRRCRGIVEKTVDWLMKLRQPYDESLNSLRSAEGVKLIREILLPNYTQEEAYLFYELRNFTTGNQKLPREWKCLLSYHKFAWYVLSLIGNVYSLPTWKVELVGWVFVCWQWKYEMNHLIKVWYTIAVEQDNGRNRRRSHGPSLSELVTSCMSQLTNSEGNVNKKGFNKNNKNVNKQGISQKNLSKLQEALKIQDVSMEGIQLFQQFRLHCEIDHLPWPSR